A genomic stretch from Candidatus Eisenbacteria bacterium includes:
- a CDS encoding nuclear transport factor 2 family protein: MAAAMETEGGDPTATILAMERHALDRWCKGDPSGFLEISAPDVVYFDPYQGERIDGLEALTAYYESLRGKVSASRWEIVQTHWSFTGDT, translated from the coding sequence ATGGCGGCGGCGATGGAAACGGAGGGCGGCGACCCGACGGCCACTATCCTGGCAATGGAGCGTCATGCACTTGATCGCTGGTGTAAGGGTGATCCGTCAGGATTTTTGGAGATATCCGCACCGGATGTCGTCTATTTCGATCCCTATCAGGGTGAACGTATTGACGGGCTTGAAGCCCTCACCGCGTATTACGAGTCCCTTCGCGGCAAGGTGTCGGCCTCCCGGTGGGAGATCGTGCAGACGCATTGGTCCTTCACGGGAGATACTTAA
- a CDS encoding YaiI/YqxD family protein — protein sequence MLHIFVDADACPVKQEVYRVANRYGLGVTLVANSWMQVPSEGSVTLEVVEDGFDAADDWIVEHVKPHDIVITADIPLANRCLQEGAHVIGPTGKPFTEDNIGLAVATRGLLSELRDAGQITGGPPPLQKRDRSLFLQQLDNVIQSIRRNHP from the coding sequence TTGCTGCATATTTTTGTAGATGCCGACGCGTGTCCGGTCAAACAGGAAGTGTACCGTGTCGCAAACCGGTATGGCCTTGGCGTCACATTGGTCGCTAACTCTTGGATGCAGGTTCCGAGTGAAGGAAGCGTTACACTCGAAGTTGTAGAAGACGGATTCGACGCGGCCGATGATTGGATTGTTGAACATGTGAAGCCTCACGATATCGTGATCACTGCAGACATCCCACTGGCGAACCGCTGCCTGCAGGAAGGCGCGCATGTCATTGGTCCAACGGGAAAGCCGTTCACGGAAGACAACATTGGCTTGGCCGTCGCGACACGAGGCCTGTTGTCAGAACTCCGTGACGCCGGACAAATAACGGGCGGACCCCCGCCGCTCCAGAAGCGCGACCGATCGCTTTTTCTCCAACAGCTCGATAACGTGATTCAATCGATCCGGCGAAATCATCCGTGA